The following coding sequences are from one uncultured Bacteroides sp. window:
- a CDS encoding metallophosphatase, protein MKKNIFVSIRRSLPAIGLLLILSFPADAQHTKIITILHTNDTHSRIEPVEANSPDARIAGKGGFVRRATCIDRIRQEKPDLLLFDCGDFSQGTPYYNMFKGEVEIKLMNCMKYDAGIIGNHEFDFGLENMARLFRMANYPIVCTNYDVKGTVLEGLVKPYIIIHRDGLKIGVFGLGPKLEGLVQADKCAGVVYNDPIKAANEMAAFLKKQKQCDAVVCLSHLGYEQSSPDNPACDVNLVRETSNIDVVLGGHSHTFLEKPVFYPNAEGKNVPISQMGSRGVFIGRMDLVFEQK, encoded by the coding sequence ATGAAAAAAAATATTTTTGTATCAATACGAAGATCGTTGCCGGCTATTGGCTTGCTACTGATTCTCTCATTTCCTGCTGATGCACAGCACACTAAGATAATCACTATCCTTCATACGAATGATACGCATAGCCGTATTGAACCTGTTGAGGCGAATTCTCCTGATGCTCGTATTGCCGGGAAAGGTGGTTTTGTACGTAGAGCTACTTGTATTGACCGAATACGTCAGGAAAAACCGGATTTACTCTTGTTTGATTGCGGAGACTTTTCTCAAGGTACTCCTTATTATAATATGTTTAAGGGGGAAGTGGAAATAAAGCTTATGAACTGCATGAAGTATGATGCTGGGATTATTGGAAATCATGAGTTCGATTTTGGCTTGGAAAATATGGCTCGGTTATTCAGAATGGCTAATTACCCTATTGTTTGTACTAATTATGATGTGAAAGGCACGGTGCTTGAGGGGTTGGTGAAACCTTATATCATTATTCATCGGGATGGTTTGAAGATTGGCGTTTTTGGACTTGGACCGAAATTAGAAGGTTTGGTGCAAGCTGATAAATGTGCAGGCGTAGTTTATAACGATCCGATAAAGGCGGCAAATGAGATGGCTGCTTTTTTGAAAAAACAAAAGCAATGCGACGCTGTTGTCTGTTTATCACATTTGGGATACGAACAATCATCTCCGGATAATCCGGCGTGTGATGTTAACTTGGTACGAGAGACAAGCAACATTGATGTTGTACTAGGTGGACATTCGCACACATTTCTTGAAAAGCCGGTTTTCTATCCTAATGCTGAAGGAAAAAATGTTCCTATCTCGCAGATGGGAAGCCGGGGCGTTTTTATAGGACGAATGGATTTGGTATTTGAACAAAAATAA
- a CDS encoding glycoside hydrolase family 3 N-terminal domain-containing protein: MNRKKSYLLLLVFILIASCQLYAQVDPLLLYKAEQDKKCKEWVESHLKQMSLKEKVGQLFIYTIAPNRSRRNIALLNDAVRTYKVGALLFSGGRLASQAILTNQAQRMARIPLMITFDGEWGLSMRLKGTPVFPKNMVLGCIQDDHLIYEYGREMARECKELGVQVNFAPVADVNINPKNPVINVRSFGENPMRVADKVVAYASGLESGKVLSVAKHFPGHGDTDVDSHKALPVLPFTRERLDSVELYPFKEMIRAGLSGIMVGHLQVPIFDPVGKLPSSLSHNIVYNLLTEEMAFKGLIFTDALAMRGVSSAEHVCLQALKAGNDMVLAPHNLKKEINSVLLAIKKGEFSEQEVEERCRKVLMYKYALGLSQRPHIRLAGLERRINTPQTRDLIRRLDLAAVTLLKNKNHVLPLHPDVEKVAVLNVGKVKAIQAFTSQLNKYVSVAQFNLRSGMSKAQQMALRDSLGKYRRIIVPVTEKRLAPYQSFFADFAPKVPVVYVFFTPAKLMSQIHRAVSVASSVVLGHTVNEDVEVHIADLLFGKASADGRLSASIGGLFKSGEGITLTPSTPYYFVPEEYGLNSTVLNRIDSIALKGIQEQAYPGCQVVVLKNGRTMYDKCFGTYTYDGARQVEPNDLYDLASLSKTTGTLLAVMKLYDKGRFSLSDRIADYLPFLKGTNKTKITIRELLLHQSGLPAGLVFYQDAIDKKSYKGRLFRNRKDALHTAQVGSNTFAQTGFRFKEGLVSSIGEGDYTLHVADSLWVHKSFKNVMLKKIANAPLKGKKYVYSCLNFILLQQLVEQLAGMSMDKYLSQEFYEPMKLEHTAYLPLRYFKKEEIVPSTIDRFLRKCTLQGYVHDESAAFIGCVSGNAGLFSTAQDVARVYQMLLNGGELDGKRYLSKETCRLFTTETSKISRRGLGFDKPGLKGERYTPCAPLAPSSVYGHTGFTGTCVWVDPDNELVYVFLSNRTYPHAWVNKLSKLEIRERIQETLYQALMK; encoded by the coding sequence ATGAATAGAAAGAAATCATACCTTTTATTATTGGTATTTATATTAATAGCTTCGTGCCAACTTTATGCACAGGTTGACCCGTTGCTTCTTTACAAAGCTGAACAGGATAAAAAATGTAAAGAATGGGTGGAGTCGCACTTAAAGCAGATGAGCCTGAAAGAGAAGGTAGGACAACTTTTTATTTATACGATCGCTCCGAATCGAAGTAGAAGAAATATAGCTCTGCTAAATGATGCAGTGCGTACTTATAAAGTTGGCGCTTTGCTCTTTTCCGGCGGGCGACTTGCTAGCCAGGCTATTTTGACGAATCAGGCGCAGCGAATGGCTCGAATTCCCTTGATGATCACCTTTGATGGGGAATGGGGACTCTCAATGCGCCTGAAAGGTACTCCTGTTTTTCCAAAAAATATGGTGTTGGGGTGTATCCAGGATGATCATTTGATCTATGAATATGGTCGGGAAATGGCGCGTGAATGCAAAGAATTAGGAGTGCAGGTTAACTTTGCACCAGTGGCTGATGTGAATATCAATCCTAAGAACCCGGTGATAAATGTGCGCTCTTTTGGTGAAAATCCGATGAGGGTAGCGGACAAAGTTGTGGCTTATGCTTCGGGTTTGGAGAGTGGAAAAGTACTTTCTGTGGCTAAGCATTTTCCCGGTCATGGTGATACGGATGTTGATTCTCACAAAGCTTTACCTGTTTTACCTTTCACGCGTGAAAGATTGGATAGCGTTGAACTTTATCCCTTTAAAGAAATGATCCGCGCGGGACTGAGTGGTATTATGGTGGGGCATTTACAAGTTCCTATTTTTGATCCTGTCGGCAAATTACCCTCTTCGCTTTCTCATAACATTGTTTATAACTTGCTTACTGAAGAGATGGCCTTTAAAGGGCTTATCTTTACGGATGCATTGGCTATGAGAGGTGTATCTTCTGCTGAGCATGTTTGCTTGCAAGCTTTAAAAGCGGGCAATGATATGGTTCTCGCACCACATAATCTGAAGAAGGAGATCAATAGTGTATTGCTAGCCATCAAGAAAGGAGAATTTAGTGAACAAGAAGTGGAGGAGCGTTGCCGCAAAGTTCTTATGTATAAATATGCTCTAGGTTTGAGTCAGCGACCTCATATTAGATTGGCGGGACTTGAAAGACGTATTAATACTCCTCAGACTCGTGATTTGATACGTCGTTTAGATTTGGCTGCTGTCACTTTACTTAAAAATAAGAATCATGTATTGCCGTTACATCCGGATGTAGAGAAAGTTGCTGTATTGAATGTCGGTAAAGTAAAAGCGATTCAAGCGTTTACGTCACAATTGAATAAGTATGTGTCGGTTGCTCAATTTAACTTGCGCTCTGGAATGTCAAAAGCCCAACAGATGGCTTTGCGTGACTCGCTAGGCAAATATAGAAGGATTATTGTTCCTGTAACAGAGAAACGTTTAGCGCCTTATCAATCTTTTTTTGCTGACTTCGCGCCTAAAGTGCCGGTGGTTTATGTCTTCTTCACTCCAGCTAAATTAATGTCGCAAATTCATCGAGCTGTTTCTGTTGCCTCTTCCGTTGTATTGGGACATACTGTTAATGAGGATGTAGAAGTACATATTGCCGATTTGCTTTTTGGTAAGGCCTCTGCCGACGGACGTTTGTCTGCTAGTATTGGCGGATTATTCAAGTCCGGTGAGGGAATAACTCTTACTCCTTCTACTCCCTATTATTTTGTCCCCGAAGAGTATGGCTTGAATTCAACAGTTTTAAACCGTATAGATAGTATCGCTCTGAAGGGCATTCAAGAGCAAGCTTATCCGGGTTGCCAAGTTGTAGTCTTAAAGAATGGGCGGACGATGTACGATAAATGTTTTGGAACGTATACTTATGATGGTGCTCGGCAGGTAGAACCTAATGATTTGTATGATTTGGCTTCTTTATCAAAAACGACGGGTACTTTGCTCGCTGTTATGAAATTGTACGATAAAGGTCGCTTCAGTTTGTCTGATAGAATTGCAGATTATTTGCCATTCTTAAAAGGAACGAATAAAACCAAGATAACCATTAGAGAACTTTTGCTTCATCAGTCAGGTTTGCCCGCTGGATTGGTATTCTATCAAGATGCCATAGATAAGAAAAGTTATAAAGGAAGGCTCTTTAGAAATCGAAAGGATGCTTTGCATACCGCACAAGTAGGGTCTAATACTTTTGCTCAGACAGGGTTCCGCTTCAAGGAAGGGTTAGTTTCTTCGATAGGTGAAGGAGATTATACCTTGCATGTGGCGGATAGTCTTTGGGTGCATAAATCATTTAAGAATGTGATGTTGAAGAAGATTGCGAATGCTCCGCTCAAAGGGAAAAAATATGTTTATAGCTGCTTGAACTTTATCTTATTGCAGCAGTTAGTGGAGCAACTTGCGGGTATGTCTATGGATAAATATCTGTCGCAAGAGTTTTATGAGCCGATGAAACTTGAACATACTGCTTATCTGCCTTTGCGTTATTTCAAAAAAGAGGAGATTGTTCCCTCTACTATTGATCGTTTCTTGAGGAAATGCACACTGCAAGGTTATGTACATGATGAATCTGCTGCTTTTATAGGATGTGTATCGGGTAATGCCGGACTCTTCTCTACGGCTCAGGATGTAGCTCGTGTTTACCAGATGCTTTTAAATGGTGGAGAACTTGATGGGAAACGTTATCTGAGTAAGGAAACTTGCCGTTTGTTTACTACAGAGACATCAAAGATCAGTCGTCGGGGGTTAGGATTTGATAAACCGGGATTAAAAGGCGAGCGTTATACTCCTTGTGCTCCTCTGGCTCCATCTTCTGTCTATGGTCATACCGGTTTTACTGGCACTTGCGTATGGGTTGATCCTGATAATGAATTGGTTTATGTATTCTTGAGTAATCGTACTTATCCGCATGCTTGGGTAAATAAGCTCTCTAAACTTGAAATTCGTGAACGTATTCAGGAAACACTTTATCAGGCTTTGATGAAGTAG
- a CDS encoding winged helix DNA-binding protein: MKSICTMRDIYKAISSFEAEFEKAYQVSLNEAMVLCTLNEAKKPLTSSSIAERTEMKTSHASKVIRSVEEKGLIERELGSTDKRQMFFSLTPIGKKRLEDLGCEKVVIPELLQPLFAKK, translated from the coding sequence ATGAAATCAATATGCACCATGCGAGATATCTACAAAGCTATTTCATCTTTCGAAGCAGAATTTGAAAAAGCATATCAAGTATCACTCAATGAAGCCATGGTTCTCTGCACGCTCAACGAAGCGAAAAAACCCCTCACATCGAGTTCCATAGCTGAACGTACTGAGATGAAAACATCTCATGCTTCCAAGGTTATACGTTCTGTTGAAGAAAAAGGACTGATTGAACGCGAGTTGGGATCTACAGATAAACGCCAGATGTTTTTCAGCTTAACCCCTATTGGGAAAAAGCGGTTGGAAGATTTGGGATGTGAAAAAGTAGTGATACCCGAACTTCTGCAACCATTGTTTGCAAAGAAATAA
- a CDS encoding NAD(P)H-dependent oxidoreductase, giving the protein MSLLNDFEWRYATKKFDPTKKVEQSLVDNIIEAARLAPTSNGLQPFKVITITNQELKDKILPIAFGQSIVSECSHLLVFVGWNKYTEERIDHIYTITTQERNQPADRYKNYTDRVKELYLNQTEAENFEHIARQAYIGMGFSMAEAAVLKVDSTPMEGFDAPQLDALLDLESQGLKSVLMLPIGYRDESNDWLLNLAKVRHPKDEFASEIK; this is encoded by the coding sequence ATGAGTTTATTAAATGATTTTGAGTGGCGTTATGCTACAAAGAAATTCGATCCAACAAAGAAAGTAGAACAATCTCTAGTCGATAATATAATAGAAGCAGCCCGATTGGCTCCCACTTCTAATGGGTTACAGCCTTTCAAGGTAATTACCATTACGAATCAAGAGCTGAAAGATAAAATATTGCCCATTGCTTTTGGCCAAAGCATTGTCTCAGAGTGTTCGCATCTGTTAGTATTTGTCGGATGGAACAAATACACAGAAGAAAGAATTGATCATATCTATACCATTACAACGCAAGAGCGTAATCAACCGGCAGACCGATACAAAAATTATACGGATAGAGTAAAAGAACTTTATCTGAACCAAACAGAAGCTGAAAACTTTGAGCACATAGCACGCCAAGCTTATATCGGGATGGGATTCTCCATGGCAGAAGCTGCCGTATTGAAAGTTGATTCAACACCGATGGAAGGATTTGATGCTCCACAACTCGATGCATTGCTAGATCTTGAATCACAAGGCCTAAAAAGTGTATTGATGCTCCCTATAGGCTACCGTGATGAGAGCAACGATTGGTTACTTAACTTGGCAAAAGTTCGCCATCCAAAAGATGAATTTGCTTCCGAAATAAAATAA
- a CDS encoding DUF1304 domain-containing protein translates to MKIAAEALIGIVALEHLYILWMEMFAWETAGKKVFKKSFAEDLFAKTKGLAANQGLYNGFLAAGLVWSFFIEDSVWQENVALFFLSCITIAGIYGALSANKKIFFIQALPALLAIICLLIH, encoded by the coding sequence ATGAAAATAGCAGCAGAAGCCTTAATCGGAATAGTGGCATTAGAACATCTATATATTTTATGGATGGAAATGTTTGCTTGGGAGACAGCAGGAAAGAAGGTTTTCAAAAAAAGCTTTGCAGAAGATTTGTTTGCCAAAACAAAAGGATTGGCTGCCAACCAAGGGTTATATAACGGTTTTCTGGCAGCGGGACTAGTTTGGTCTTTCTTCATAGAAGATTCGGTATGGCAGGAAAATGTCGCTCTGTTTTTCTTGAGTTGCATAACTATCGCCGGCATTTATGGAGCCTTATCAGCTAATAAAAAAATCTTTTTTATTCAAGCTCTCCCTGCTCTACTAGCTATTATCTGTTTATTAATACATTAA
- a CDS encoding FAD-dependent oxidoreductase yields MKIIIIGGVAGGATTAARIRRVDETAEIILLEKGKYISYANCGLPYYIGGVIEEREKLFVQTPQAFSTRFKVDVRTENEVIAIIKEKKQVKIRRNDGSEYYENYDKLVLSTGASPVRPPLPGIESEGIFTLRNVNDTDRIKAYINHHNIKRAVVVGAGFIGLEMAENFHALGAKVSIVEMINQVMAPIDFSMASIVHQHLMEKGINLYLEQAVASFKKNGEEIEVTFKNGETIQADIVILSIGVRPETALAKEAGLTIGIAGGVQVNEYLQTSDEAIYAIGDVIEFPHPITGKPWLNYLAGPANRQGRIAADNILFDNQLKYEGSIGTSIAKVFDLTVASTGLAAKRLKQEEISYLSSTTHSSSHAGYYPDSLPLSIKITFDEQTGRLYGGQIVGYDGVDKRIDEIALIIKNKGTIFDLMKVEQAYAPPFSSAKDPVAMAGYVAENIITGKMKPIYWREVRDAKPEDVFLLDVRTADEFSLGSLTGAKNIPLDELREHLSEIPTDRPVYIYCAIGLRGYLAYRILTQHGFSNVQNLSGGYKTYTAAVAPITQQKQTIETSLAGTDKPTVKSVRVDACGLQCPGPILKMKKVVDKLVPGEQIEIIATDPGFLRDAAAWCNSTGNKLVSQDSIGGKSFTIIQKEEPKACKLVSSCDGKGKTFIMFSDDLDKALATFVLANGAAATGQKVTIFFTFWGLNVIKKLHKPNVEKDIFGKMFGMMLPGNSQSLKLSKMSMGGIGGKMMRYIMHRKGIDSLESLREQALENGVEFIACQMSMDVMGVKREELLDEVTVGGVATYMERADNANINLFI; encoded by the coding sequence ATGAAGATCATTATCATTGGTGGCGTTGCCGGAGGTGCAACTACAGCCGCCCGTATCAGGCGAGTAGACGAAACTGCTGAAATCATTCTTTTAGAAAAAGGCAAATACATCTCTTATGCTAATTGTGGCTTACCTTATTATATAGGAGGAGTCATTGAAGAGCGTGAGAAATTATTTGTGCAAACACCTCAAGCGTTTTCAACCCGATTTAAGGTAGATGTACGCACAGAAAACGAAGTGATTGCCATAATTAAAGAGAAAAAACAAGTAAAAATACGCCGCAATGATGGCAGTGAATATTACGAAAATTATGATAAACTAGTTCTCTCAACAGGAGCTTCTCCTGTACGCCCACCACTTCCGGGAATTGAGTCGGAAGGTATATTCACATTGAGAAATGTAAACGACACCGATAGAATAAAAGCGTATATCAATCACCATAACATCAAGCGGGCAGTCGTCGTAGGTGCTGGATTTATTGGACTTGAGATGGCTGAAAACTTTCATGCGCTTGGTGCCAAAGTATCTATTGTAGAGATGATAAACCAAGTGATGGCTCCTATCGATTTTTCTATGGCTTCGATAGTACACCAACACTTAATGGAGAAAGGTATCAATCTTTATCTTGAACAAGCCGTTGCTTCATTTAAAAAGAATGGGGAAGAGATTGAAGTGACATTCAAAAACGGAGAAACCATTCAAGCGGATATTGTAATATTATCTATCGGAGTTCGACCGGAAACCGCATTGGCTAAAGAAGCTGGGCTTACCATCGGTATTGCTGGTGGAGTACAGGTTAATGAATACTTGCAGACTTCAGATGAAGCAATCTATGCCATTGGTGATGTGATTGAATTTCCACACCCTATTACCGGAAAACCATGGCTAAACTATTTAGCCGGACCGGCTAACCGTCAAGGACGCATTGCTGCAGATAATATACTCTTTGATAATCAATTAAAATATGAAGGTTCCATCGGAACCTCTATCGCCAAAGTATTTGACCTTACTGTAGCCTCAACCGGATTAGCAGCAAAACGCTTAAAGCAAGAAGAAATTAGCTATCTATCGTCAACTACACACTCTTCTTCGCATGCAGGGTACTACCCTGATTCATTGCCATTAAGTATAAAAATCACATTCGACGAACAGACTGGGCGGCTCTACGGCGGACAGATTGTGGGTTATGATGGAGTAGATAAGCGTATTGATGAAATCGCATTAATTATAAAAAATAAAGGAACAATATTCGATTTAATGAAAGTGGAGCAAGCATATGCCCCTCCATTCTCCTCTGCAAAAGATCCAGTAGCCATGGCGGGGTATGTTGCCGAAAACATCATTACAGGAAAAATGAAGCCGATATATTGGCGAGAGGTTCGCGATGCAAAACCCGAGGATGTTTTCTTACTCGATGTGCGCACCGCTGACGAATTCTCACTAGGATCATTAACCGGAGCTAAAAACATCCCACTCGACGAATTGCGTGAGCACCTTTCCGAGATACCAACCGATCGACCAGTGTATATCTATTGTGCTATCGGTTTAAGAGGATACTTAGCTTATCGCATACTCACTCAACATGGATTTTCGAATGTACAAAACCTTTCAGGAGGATATAAAACTTATACTGCTGCTGTGGCACCTATCACCCAGCAGAAGCAAACGATTGAGACAAGCTTAGCCGGGACCGATAAGCCAACAGTAAAGTCTGTTCGTGTAGATGCTTGCGGTCTGCAATGCCCCGGACCAATTCTTAAAATGAAGAAAGTTGTCGATAAACTTGTTCCAGGCGAACAAATAGAGATTATCGCTACCGATCCGGGATTCTTGCGTGATGCTGCCGCTTGGTGTAATTCAACAGGAAACAAGCTCGTTTCTCAAGATTCTATTGGTGGAAAATCTTTCACGATCATCCAAAAAGAAGAACCAAAAGCATGTAAACTCGTTAGCAGTTGTGACGGGAAAGGAAAAACCTTTATCATGTTTAGTGATGATTTGGATAAAGCATTGGCTACTTTTGTCTTGGCAAATGGAGCTGCTGCTACAGGTCAAAAAGTCACCATCTTCTTCACATTCTGGGGATTGAATGTCATTAAGAAGCTCCACAAGCCTAATGTTGAAAAAGACATTTTCGGAAAGATGTTTGGCATGATGCTTCCGGGAAATTCACAAAGTCTGAAACTTTCAAAAATGAGCATGGGCGGTATAGGTGGCAAAATGATGCGATACATTATGCACCGCAAGGGTATTGACTCCTTAGAATCACTTCGTGAGCAAGCACTTGAAAACGGAGTAGAATTCATCGCTTGCCAGATGTCTATGGATGTGATGGGAGTAAAACGAGAAGAATTGCTAGATGAAGTCACTGTAGGAGGAGTTGCTACCTACATGGAAAGAGCCGACAATGCTAACATAAACTTATTTATTTAA
- a CDS encoding RagB/SusD family nutrient uptake outer membrane protein, with protein MKNISQFCLVCVSAVIFSSCIPEMDLNNPSQLSVDTYYKTAEQLELAVIPAYQCLISFNGVEGGYGRAAYYYLLLPGDDFDHTFKCVGEELYPDTYSTPPNQGHITGGWKGFFEGVYASNTAIEKITDFTGEISESAKNRLLGEAYFLRGLHYMHLCSLFGETIPLINHTIENQADYYPTNAKPGEIYSLIISDFEKATKLLPVRSELYADIEHKGRATKGTAQAYLAKAYLYRPILEKGKPAEFAKAAPLLKEVIDSKQYKLMDNFRANSLGGDYENNEESVFEVQMYNGTDWLGGDNSDSWRWNEIGVPDGTGSSWWNIAPNKKTYNEFEEGDPRRYMTLWCPGGAKYTELSGNVADWDYMMAHLSSDNDLYGTRKECPDYQIADIDNDINTRLMRYSDVLLMYAECLSETGNDDKAITDPSGPKYYIQQVRDRANKVVPSEQPQLWYQHSPGTIPNVDELLASGKVINGVPMNSIKNIIEHERYVEFCGEYLRYFDLLRWGMADAKWLEPLKVLGWTEKAMYYPFPQTELNNNPNLIGNAMN; from the coding sequence ATGAAAAATATATCACAATTTTGCTTAGTATGCGTTTCCGCAGTGATTTTTAGCAGCTGCATTCCCGAAATGGATTTAAATAACCCATCGCAATTGTCTGTCGATACATATTATAAAACAGCAGAACAGCTGGAACTTGCTGTTATACCGGCTTATCAGTGCCTAATTAGTTTCAATGGCGTTGAAGGAGGATATGGCCGTGCCGCATATTACTACCTTCTACTTCCAGGTGATGACTTCGATCACACTTTTAAATGTGTAGGCGAAGAGTTATATCCCGATACTTACAGCACCCCTCCAAACCAAGGACATATAACAGGAGGATGGAAAGGGTTCTTCGAGGGAGTATATGCTTCAAATACTGCTATTGAAAAAATCACTGACTTTACCGGAGAGATCTCCGAATCTGCAAAAAACAGACTATTAGGTGAAGCCTATTTTTTAAGGGGGCTGCATTACATGCATCTATGCTCATTGTTTGGAGAGACTATTCCGTTAATTAATCATACCATAGAGAATCAGGCAGATTACTATCCAACTAATGCCAAACCTGGAGAAATCTATTCATTGATCATCAGTGATTTTGAAAAAGCAACCAAACTTTTACCTGTACGTAGTGAACTTTATGCCGATATAGAACATAAAGGACGTGCTACCAAAGGAACAGCGCAAGCTTATTTAGCAAAAGCATACCTGTATCGCCCTATTCTTGAAAAAGGAAAGCCAGCCGAATTTGCTAAAGCAGCTCCACTACTGAAAGAAGTTATTGATAGCAAACAATATAAGCTAATGGATAATTTCCGCGCGAACTCTTTAGGAGGTGATTATGAAAACAATGAAGAATCTGTTTTTGAAGTACAAATGTACAACGGCACAGATTGGTTAGGTGGCGATAACTCAGACTCTTGGAGATGGAACGAAATCGGAGTTCCTGACGGAACAGGCAGTTCATGGTGGAACATCGCTCCTAATAAAAAGACTTATAATGAGTTTGAAGAAGGTGATCCTCGCAGATATATGACATTATGGTGCCCCGGAGGTGCTAAATATACTGAGTTGTCGGGTAATGTAGCTGATTGGGACTATATGATGGCTCATCTATCTTCCGACAATGATCTTTACGGTACTAGGAAAGAATGCCCTGATTATCAAATAGCGGATATTGATAATGATATTAACACTCGTTTAATGCGTTATTCTGATGTATTATTAATGTATGCTGAATGTCTCAGTGAAACCGGGAATGATGATAAAGCAATAACAGATCCTAGTGGTCCGAAATATTATATCCAACAGGTTAGAGATAGAGCTAATAAAGTAGTACCCTCTGAACAACCGCAGTTGTGGTATCAACATTCTCCTGGCACAATTCCTAATGTAGATGAATTGCTCGCAAGTGGCAAAGTTATTAATGGCGTTCCGATGAATAGCATCAAAAATATTATTGAGCATGAACGTTATGTGGAGTTCTGTGGTGAGTATTTACGCTATTTCGACTTGCTCCGTTGGGGTATGGCTGATGCTAAATGGCTTGAACCTTTAAAAGTATTAGGATGGACAGAGAAAGCAATGTATTATCCTTTCCCACAAACTGAGTTAAATAATAACCCCAATTTAATTGGTAACGCGATGAATTAA